A region from the Campylobacter blaseri genome encodes:
- the mnmC gene encoding bifunctional tRNA (5-methylaminomethyl-2-thiouridine)(34)-methyltransferase MnmD/FAD-dependent 5-carboxymethylaminomethyl-2-thiouridine(34) oxidoreductase MnmC has protein sequence MEKLTFKDKIAYSTKFDDIYFNTNSPLLESEYVFASALNDIWSKQDSFIVAEAGFGTGLNFLTLANKFKNSDKKLHYVSIEKYPLTKKELIQVYQNLNTFEKESNKLVKCYPTLKIDGLYRIHFSKNIVLDLYIGDIKDALNELDFIADVWFLDGFAPSKNPDMWDSDVIYEISNLTKKDGVIATYSSASSVRKNLENAGFEVKLVSGYGNKREMIKAYLKEKINVQKNIWYSRPAVGGLNKKVLVIGGGIAGLSAALKFKKAGFKVKLTEKDTKVGSNGSGNIAGVLMPTITKKGILLGRMHLNAFLQAFKFYKKYISKEYIYLTGSKEYAFNSSLVERYKDSSEFFKFSEVDAPYPSIFVKEGILARPNMLCAHLATKIDVLYEHEFISFEKKSKEYEVYFKNGNKINTDIIIFALGSESEELFGKGLKPKMNFDESLKISSVRGQVTWIKETLKNRYPLSAKGYICPAIDNIQLIGATYDRNNYEKKPVDKDNIKNIENISDLIDNYKNIEIIGSQVGFRSYSGDRFPIVGPIHDKEWFKVNYKDIFWTKNKTSNLKPKHLENIYITTSHGARGLGTSILGAELLLDYVLNRPFCIEKSIVNELNPARFLIRELKKGKIK, from the coding sequence ATGGAAAAGTTAACATTTAAAGATAAGATTGCATATTCTACCAAATTTGATGATATTTATTTTAATACAAATTCTCCTTTGCTAGAGAGTGAGTATGTTTTTGCTAGTGCTCTTAATGATATTTGGTCAAAACAAGATAGTTTTATCGTTGCAGAGGCTGGATTTGGAACAGGATTAAATTTTTTGACATTAGCTAATAAATTTAAAAATAGCGATAAAAAACTACACTATGTAAGTATAGAAAAATACCCTTTAACCAAAAAAGAATTAATTCAAGTTTATCAAAATTTAAACACTTTTGAAAAAGAATCAAACAAGCTTGTAAAATGCTACCCTACTTTGAAAATAGATGGATTGTATAGAATTCATTTCTCAAAAAACATAGTTTTAGATCTATATATTGGAGATATTAAAGATGCTTTAAATGAACTAGATTTTATAGCTGATGTTTGGTTTTTAGATGGATTTGCACCTTCAAAAAATCCAGATATGTGGGACAGCGATGTTATATATGAAATTTCAAATTTAACTAAAAAAGATGGTGTTATTGCTACATATTCAAGTGCAAGTAGTGTTAGAAAAAATTTAGAAAATGCAGGTTTTGAGGTAAAGCTAGTTAGCGGATATGGTAATAAAAGAGAGATGATAAAAGCATACCTAAAAGAAAAAATAAATGTTCAAAAAAATATATGGTATTCGCGTCCTGCGGTAGGTGGTTTAAATAAAAAGGTTCTTGTAATAGGCGGAGGAATTGCTGGATTAAGTGCTGCATTGAAATTTAAAAAAGCTGGATTTAAAGTTAAGTTGACTGAAAAAGATACAAAAGTGGGTAGTAATGGCAGTGGTAATATAGCTGGAGTTTTAATGCCAACTATTACAAAAAAAGGAATACTTCTTGGAAGAATGCATCTTAATGCTTTTTTGCAAGCTTTTAAATTTTATAAAAAATATATATCTAAAGAGTATATATATTTAACTGGGTCTAAAGAGTATGCTTTTAATTCATCTTTAGTGGAAAGATATAAAGATAGCAGTGAGTTTTTTAAATTTAGTGAAGTTGATGCTCCATATCCTAGTATATTTGTAAAAGAGGGCATTTTAGCTAGACCAAATATGCTTTGTGCACATTTAGCTACAAAAATTGATGTTTTATATGAACATGAATTTATAAGTTTTGAGAAAAAATCAAAAGAATATGAGGTGTATTTTAAAAACGGCAATAAAATTAATACTGATATTATAATATTTGCACTGGGAAGTGAAAGTGAAGAGCTATTTGGCAAAGGCTTGAAGCCAAAAATGAATTTTGATGAAAGTTTAAAAATTAGCTCAGTTAGGGGTCAGGTTACATGGATAAAAGAGACATTAAAAAACAGATATCCTCTTAGTGCTAAAGGGTACATTTGTCCTGCTATTGACAATATTCAGCTAATTGGTGCAACTTATGATAGAAACAACTATGAGAAAAAACCTGTAGATAAAGATAATATTAAAAACATAGAAAATATAAGCGATTTAATAGATAATTATAAAAATATTGAAATTATAGGTTCTCAGGTCGGTTTTAGATCTTATAGTGGAGATAGGTTTCCTATAGTTGGACCTATTCATGATAAAGAGTGGTTTAAAGTAAATTACAAAGATATATTTTGGACTAAAAATAAAACCTCAAATTTAAAACCTAAACACCTTGAAAATATATACATAACTACATCTCATGGAGCAAGAGGTTTAGGTACTTCAATACTTGGAGCAGAGCTTCTTTTGGATTATGTCTTAAATAGACCATTTTGTATTGAAAAAAGCATAGTTAATGAGCTAAATCCTGCAAGGTTTTTAATTAGAGAATTAAAAAAAGGCAAAATTAAATGA
- a CDS encoding N-acetylmuramoyl-L-alanine amidase family protein: MVRLFLVFFIVIFMNAGEFDKVFNNFDNTFSNSSTSIKKKLHKDIRDVYVKTSIDKNIQDKKEVLKRLIHSSKSLGYNYIGYENELKSLGDNYNSYLNYISKKNILDDVKKPVDKEKILLSQKPTKKPDSLKKQQSVKKEPIATKKKETPVKNNNTKKELPSLDKKRSDKNSKLMLLGVKKISGGVELKFNRTVDDSEIKKFALKGNIYRNILDIKAGNYSKVSKIENHAVEEIRIAQFDKDTTRVVFSQKGKFNISFSLKENLINIVASGKASAKTATPKKNIKPKLIVIDPGHGGKDPGATVGKLKEKDIALKIAKNLGNELSLRGYKILYTRNTDKFIPLRSRTAFANKKNADLFVSIHMNAGPNTKKGKTLSGVETFFLSPARSERSKNAAALENKGDISDMNFFSKQTYLNFLNREKIIASNKVAIDVQKHMLNRVSKKYSMKDGGVREAPFWVLVGATMPAILVECGYVTNSHDSKVIVQSKYQKDVALGIADGIDIYFSKNR, from the coding sequence ATGGTTAGACTTTTTTTAGTTTTTTTTATAGTAATTTTTATGAATGCTGGTGAATTTGATAAAGTATTTAATAATTTTGATAATACTTTTTCTAACTCCAGCACAAGTATTAAAAAAAAGCTACATAAAGATATTAGAGATGTTTATGTAAAGACATCTATAGATAAAAATATTCAAGATAAAAAAGAGGTTTTAAAAAGACTAATTCACTCATCAAAAAGCTTAGGTTATAATTATATAGGATATGAAAATGAGTTAAAATCTCTTGGAGATAATTATAATAGTTATTTAAATTACATATCCAAAAAAAATATATTAGATGATGTAAAAAAACCTGTAGATAAAGAAAAAATATTACTTAGTCAAAAACCAACTAAAAAACCAGACTCTTTAAAAAAACAACAAAGTGTAAAAAAAGAACCAATAGCCACAAAGAAAAAAGAGACACCAGTAAAAAACAACAATACTAAAAAAGAATTACCTAGTTTAGATAAAAAAAGATCCGATAAAAACTCCAAGCTAATGCTTCTAGGTGTTAAAAAGATTAGCGGAGGGGTGGAACTTAAATTTAATAGAACAGTTGATGATAGCGAGATTAAAAAATTTGCATTAAAAGGTAATATTTATAGAAATATATTAGATATTAAAGCAGGAAATTATTCAAAAGTAAGTAAAATTGAAAATCATGCAGTTGAAGAGATACGAATAGCTCAATTCGATAAAGATACCACAAGAGTAGTTTTTTCTCAAAAAGGAAAATTTAATATTAGTTTTAGCTTAAAGGAAAATCTTATAAATATTGTAGCAAGTGGTAAAGCTAGTGCAAAAACAGCTACCCCTAAAAAAAATATAAAGCCTAAACTTATAGTTATTGATCCAGGGCATGGCGGTAAAGATCCAGGAGCTACTGTAGGCAAGCTCAAAGAAAAAGATATAGCCCTGAAGATTGCAAAAAATCTTGGAAATGAGCTATCATTAAGAGGTTATAAAATTTTATATACAAGAAACACTGATAAGTTTATTCCACTTAGAAGCAGAACAGCTTTTGCAAATAAAAAAAATGCAGATCTTTTTGTATCCATACATATGAACGCTGGTCCAAATACAAAGAAAGGAAAAACACTTTCTGGTGTTGAGACATTCTTTTTGAGTCCAGCAAGGAGTGAAAGAAGTAAAAATGCTGCTGCACTTGAAAACAAAGGCGATATTAGTGATATGAATTTCTTCTCTAAGCAGACATATCTAAATTTTTTAAATCGTGAAAAAATAATAGCTTCTAATAAAGTAGCTATTGATGTTCAAAAACATATGTTAAATAGGGTTAGTAAAAAGTACTCAATGAAAGATGGTGGAGTTAGGGAGGCTCCTTTTTGGGTATTGGTTGGTGCTACAATGCCAGCTATTTTGGTTGAGTGTGGTTATGTTACAAATTCGCACGATAGCAAGGTCATAGTTCAATCAAAATATCAAAAGGATGTAGCTTTAGGAATAGCTGACGGGATAGATATATATTTTTCAAAGAATAGATAA
- a CDS encoding nitronate monooxygenase: protein MKSIKIGKYEIEIPIFQGGMGLGISWDQLAGNVSLNGGLGIISSVGTGYYQNSSFSKKELNGKPFGSENFYSTEGLKAIITNARKICNDKPLGVNIMCACNDYGRMVKDSCEAGFNIIVSGAGLPTNLPEFTQDFKDVALVPIVSSAKALKIICKRWTQRYNRLPDAIVLEGPKSGGHQGFTYEQCFLPEYQLENLIPQVKEELNKWGDFPLIVAGGIWDKNDIEKMMSLGADGVQMGTRFIGTHECDASPVFKKVILDSTKETIKLIKSPVGYPARGIQTNLLDLVEKRIGPKIKCISNCVSPCQRGKEARVVGYCIADRLYDAYNGVVEFGLFFSGANGYRLKEIISVKELMQKLVNGENG from the coding sequence ATGAAGAGTATAAAAATAGGAAAATATGAGATAGAAATTCCAATTTTTCAAGGTGGCATGGGTTTAGGAATTAGTTGGGATCAATTAGCTGGTAATGTAAGTTTAAATGGCGGTCTTGGAATTATAAGTTCAGTTGGAACAGGGTACTATCAAAACAGCTCTTTTTCAAAAAAAGAGTTAAATGGTAAACCATTTGGAAGTGAAAATTTTTATTCAACTGAAGGATTGAAGGCTATTATCACTAATGCTAGAAAAATTTGTAATGATAAACCACTTGGTGTTAATATAATGTGTGCTTGTAATGACTATGGTAGAATGGTAAAAGATTCTTGCGAAGCTGGGTTTAATATAATTGTTAGTGGAGCAGGTCTTCCTACAAATTTACCTGAGTTCACACAAGATTTTAAAGATGTAGCATTAGTGCCTATAGTCTCATCAGCTAAGGCTTTAAAGATAATTTGTAAAAGATGGACACAAAGATACAATAGGCTTCCTGATGCTATAGTTTTAGAGGGTCCAAAAAGTGGTGGACATCAAGGATTTACATATGAACAATGTTTTTTGCCAGAGTATCAGCTTGAGAATTTAATTCCACAAGTTAAAGAAGAACTAAATAAATGGGGAGATTTTCCATTAATTGTAGCTGGGGGAATTTGGGATAAAAATGATATAGAAAAGATGATGTCTTTAGGTGCAGATGGTGTTCAGATGGGAACTAGGTTTATAGGAACTCATGAGTGTGATGCCTCACCTGTTTTTAAAAAAGTAATTTTAGATTCAACAAAAGAGACTATAAAACTTATCAAATCTCCTGTTGGATATCCAGCTCGTGGAATTCAAACAAATTTATTAGATTTGGTAGAAAAAAGAATTGGACCAAAAATTAAATGTATTTCAAACTGCGTAAGCCCATGCCAAAGAGGAAAAGAAGCAAGAGTTGTTGGTTATTGCATAGCAGATAGATTGTATGATGCATATAATGGAGTTGTGGAATTTGGTCTGTTTTTCTCAGGTGCAAATGGGTATAGGCTTAAAGAGATAATAAGCGTTAAAGAGCTTATGCAAAAACTTGTAAATGGTGAAAATGGTTAG
- the tyrS gene encoding tyrosine--tRNA ligase, producing the protein MVNLDEIFKELKKGISEIIDEDRIKDLIKNFYEKNENFYVKIGMDPTAPDLHLGHTVTLQKMAFLQEHGAIIQFLIGDFTAQIGDPSGKSETRKKLSKDVVLKNAKTYEDQVFKVLDKDKTIIMFNSEWMNKLSAAEMIELSSTYNVARMLERDDFAKRYKNETPISISEFLYPLIQGHDSVVMKCDIEMGGNDQKFNLLMGRHLQRVYNVGKEQAIIMMPLLVGLDGVNKMSKSLNNYIGVTEDPNTMYAKVLSISDELMWDWYRLLSKKSLKEIELMQEDVKNGKLHPKKTKEDLALEITERFYNKELAYKAKDEFDKVHSENKLPSEIEEFSAEEGIWIVEAIVKCGLASSNGEARRHIKANAFSINQEKIDDEQLKLKSGEYVLQIGKKKFAKLKVG; encoded by the coding sequence ATGGTAAATTTAGATGAAATTTTCAAAGAGTTGAAAAAGGGAATATCTGAGATAATAGATGAGGATAGGATTAAAGATTTAATAAAAAACTTTTATGAAAAAAATGAAAATTTTTATGTTAAGATAGGTATGGATCCAACAGCGCCTGATTTACATTTAGGACATACAGTAACGCTTCAAAAAATGGCTTTTTTACAAGAGCACGGTGCTATAATTCAGTTTTTAATAGGTGATTTTACCGCTCAAATAGGTGATCCATCTGGCAAAAGTGAGACAAGAAAAAAATTAAGCAAAGATGTTGTTTTAAAAAATGCAAAAACATACGAAGATCAGGTTTTTAAAGTTTTGGATAAAGATAAAACTATTATTATGTTTAACTCAGAGTGGATGAATAAACTTAGTGCTGCTGAGATGATAGAGCTTTCAAGCACATATAATGTTGCAAGAATGTTAGAAAGAGATGATTTTGCTAAAAGATATAAAAATGAAACTCCAATATCTATAAGCGAGTTTTTATATCCGCTTATACAAGGCCATGATAGTGTTGTTATGAAGTGTGATATTGAAATGGGTGGAAATGATCAAAAATTTAATCTTTTAATGGGAAGACATTTACAAAGAGTATACAATGTAGGAAAAGAACAAGCTATCATTATGATGCCACTTCTTGTTGGGCTCGATGGTGTTAATAAAATGAGTAAATCATTGAATAACTATATAGGTGTTACAGAAGATCCAAATACAATGTATGCAAAAGTTTTAAGTATAAGTGATGAGCTTATGTGGGATTGGTATAGACTTCTTAGTAAAAAAAGCTTAAAAGAGATTGAGCTTATGCAAGAAGATGTCAAAAATGGCAAACTTCACCCTAAAAAAACCAAGGAGGACTTAGCACTAGAGATAACTGAGAGATTTTATAATAAAGAGTTAGCATATAAAGCAAAAGATGAATTTGATAAAGTTCATAGTGAAAACAAGCTCCCAAGTGAGATTGAAGAGTTTAGTGCAGAAGAAGGAATTTGGATTGTTGAGGCTATTGTAAAATGTGGACTGGCTAGCTCAAATGGTGAAGCAAGACGCCACATAAAAGCAAATGCATTTAGCATAAATCAAGAAAAGATAGACGATGAGCAGCTAAAGCTTAAAAGTGGAGAGTATGTATTGCAAATAGGCAAAAAGAAATTTGCTAAATTAAAGGTTGGATAG